In a single window of the Novosphingobium sp. IK01 genome:
- a CDS encoding lipopolysaccharide biosynthesis protein, with the protein MTVSSTATSTKAENADIAALAKGGRTNFLGFVIRLVARIPFLFIAGRLYGAENVGRFASATIAVELAAQLATLGQKRGLAQQLAKEEGHASSVVADALLLSVCVSALFVVLLWLVPVAMFPSGYYTGIERLLLPLAILPLALCEVALAALAYRFDVAATVRARAVVEPWTLSIAAGVFWLGGLWWKPFLNSGLILSYGLSTLAAMVTAFLALYKSYRLPRHWQPRPGELFRLAWHNLPLAGADAIEWGTRKLDLFILGTFAPAAAVGVYFVAQQIATLPQKLKTSFEPVLGPVITRNLRENNLGAIARQVSQVGFWIVAAQAGIALALGMPARGVIGVFGPNFVMGTGALAMLLAGEVVASPAVVSEAALIYMARMRNLWIGLAMLGLQGLLTVAFILLAREMGWGEAYETLGAATALTVSLGLTSVLKGRLLGRLLGHGVSTWRWALVWAAVPAVIVGILARYVPEWVELSFGVAAILGVYFLVIWRMGFGPEDRVLFSKQKKA; encoded by the coding sequence ATGACCGTTTCCTCTACCGCGACCAGCACGAAGGCCGAGAACGCCGACATTGCCGCGCTTGCCAAGGGCGGACGCACCAATTTCCTGGGCTTCGTGATCCGCCTCGTCGCGCGTATCCCGTTCCTGTTCATTGCCGGGCGCCTTTATGGCGCGGAAAACGTCGGTCGGTTTGCCTCGGCGACGATTGCGGTCGAACTGGCCGCGCAACTCGCCACGCTGGGCCAGAAGCGCGGGCTCGCCCAGCAACTGGCCAAGGAAGAGGGCCATGCATCGAGCGTGGTGGCCGACGCGCTGCTGCTTTCGGTCTGTGTCTCGGCGCTGTTCGTGGTGCTGCTCTGGCTGGTCCCGGTCGCGATGTTCCCGAGCGGGTATTACACCGGGATCGAGCGGCTGCTGCTGCCGCTCGCGATCCTGCCGCTGGCGCTGTGCGAGGTGGCGCTGGCCGCGCTCGCCTACCGGTTCGATGTGGCCGCCACGGTGCGCGCGCGCGCGGTGGTCGAGCCATGGACGCTCTCGATTGCGGCCGGGGTGTTCTGGCTGGGCGGGCTGTGGTGGAAGCCCTTTTTGAACAGCGGGTTGATCCTGTCCTACGGGCTCTCGACGCTGGCCGCGATGGTCACCGCGTTTCTCGCGCTCTACAAGAGCTATCGCCTGCCCCGTCACTGGCAGCCGCGTCCGGGCGAACTGTTCCGCCTGGCCTGGCACAACCTGCCGCTGGCCGGGGCCGATGCCATCGAGTGGGGCACGCGCAAGCTCGACCTGTTCATTCTCGGCACGTTTGCGCCGGCAGCGGCAGTGGGCGTCTATTTCGTCGCCCAGCAGATCGCCACGCTGCCCCAGAAGCTCAAGACCAGCTTCGAGCCGGTGCTGGGCCCGGTGATCACCCGCAACTTGCGCGAGAACAACCTGGGCGCGATTGCCCGGCAGGTCAGCCAGGTGGGCTTCTGGATCGTGGCCGCACAGGCGGGCATCGCGCTGGCGCTGGGCATGCCCGCGCGCGGGGTGATCGGGGTGTTCGGCCCCAATTTCGTGATGGGCACGGGCGCGCTGGCGATGCTGCTGGCCGGCGAAGTGGTCGCTTCGCCCGCCGTGGTGAGCGAGGCGGCGCTGATCTACATGGCGCGCATGCGCAACTTGTGGATCGGGCTGGCGATGCTGGGCCTTCAGGGGCTGCTGACGGTCGCCTTCATCCTGCTCGCGCGCGAGATGGGCTGGGGCGAGGCTTATGAGACGCTGGGTGCGGCGACGGCGTTGACGGTATCGCTGGGGCTGACTTCGGTGCTCAAGGGGCGCCTGCTCGGTCGCCTGCTGGGCCATGGGGTGAGCACGTGGCGCTGGGCGCTGGTCTGGGCGGCTGTCCCTGCGGTGATCGTGGGCATTCTGGCGCGCTATGTGCCCGAATGGGTCGAACTCTCGTTCGGCGTGGCGGCGATCCTTGGCGTCTATTTCCTGGTGATCTGGCGCATGGGCTTTGGCCCGGAAGACCGCGTGCTGTTCAGCAAGCAGAAGAAGGCCTGA
- a CDS encoding NAD(P)H-dependent glycerol-3-phosphate dehydrogenase, translated as MSGQETSSGPGIGVVGAGAWGTALAQMLASDGRAVRLWAREAALVETINTQHCNPVYLPSAQLAPTITATSDLAAMAALPVLLWVTPAQFLGPVMAGIGQFAGDLVLCAKGIEAGTGRLMGEVAAQAAPLAQIAVLSGPTFAHEVAAGLPTAVTLACSGGQAQWDRLAPAIARPTFRPYFSADVTGAEIGGAVKNVLAIACGVVEGLGLGQNARAALISRGFAEMQRFGLALGAQAETLSGLSGLGDLVLTCSSVSSRNFSLGKALGEGQSAAQALSGRATVAEGAFTAPVLADLARRKEIAMPLVEAVVTLIEGRAPARDVVASLLARPLRAEGPRT; from the coding sequence GTGAGCGGACAAGAGACCTCCAGCGGGCCCGGTATCGGTGTCGTGGGGGCCGGGGCCTGGGGCACGGCGCTGGCGCAGATGCTGGCGAGCGACGGGCGCGCGGTGCGCCTCTGGGCGCGCGAGGCCGCGCTGGTCGAGACGATCAACACGCAGCATTGCAACCCGGTCTACCTGCCTTCGGCGCAGCTCGCCCCGACGATCACCGCGACGAGCGATCTGGCCGCCATGGCCGCGCTGCCGGTGCTGCTGTGGGTGACCCCGGCGCAGTTCCTCGGGCCGGTCATGGCCGGGATCGGCCAGTTTGCGGGCGATCTGGTGCTCTGTGCCAAGGGGATCGAGGCGGGGACCGGGCGGCTGATGGGCGAAGTGGCCGCGCAGGCCGCGCCCCTTGCGCAGATCGCGGTGCTTTCGGGGCCGACGTTTGCCCATGAAGTGGCTGCCGGGCTGCCGACGGCAGTGACGCTGGCCTGTTCGGGCGGGCAGGCGCAGTGGGACAGGCTGGCCCCGGCCATCGCGCGGCCCACGTTCCGGCCCTATTTCTCGGCGGACGTGACCGGTGCGGAGATCGGTGGCGCGGTCAAGAACGTGCTGGCGATTGCCTGCGGCGTGGTCGAGGGGCTGGGGCTGGGGCAGAACGCGCGCGCGGCGCTGATCAGCCGGGGCTTTGCCGAAATGCAGCGGTTCGGGCTGGCGCTGGGCGCGCAGGCCGAGACGCTCTCGGGGCTATCGGGGCTGGGTGATCTGGTCCTGACCTGTTCGTCGGTGTCGAGCCGCAACTTTTCACTGGGCAAGGCGCTGGGCGAAGGCCAGAGCGCAGCCCAAGCCCTGAGTGGCCGTGCGACGGTCGCCGAAGGGGCGTTCACCGCCCCTGTCCTGGCCGATCTGGCCCGCCGGAAGGAAATTGCCATGCCGCTGGTTGAAGCGGTCGTCACCTTGATCGAAGGGCGCGCTCCGGCGCGCGATGTTGTCGCCAGCCTGCTGGCCCGCCCCCTTCGCGCCGAAGGGCCGCGTACCTGA
- the tsaD gene encoding tRNA (adenosine(37)-N6)-threonylcarbamoyltransferase complex transferase subunit TsaD, protein MALILGIESSCDETAVAVIDGDATTLDTRIVAQRIASQDEAHRPYGGVVPEIAARAHADVIAPMVAATLADAGLGLADMDAIAATAGPGLIGGVMVGLVTGKALAMAANKPLIGVNHLEGHALSPRLADPSLAYPYCLLLVSGGHCQILEVQGLGRYRRLATTIDDALGEAFDKTAKVLGLGYPGGPAVERLAREGNPRVVRLPRPLVGSGEPHFSFAGLKSAVVRARDSGLHTPADLAASFQQAAIDCVIDRTRGALATCAPGMTALVVAGGVAANASLRGALEALAGEAGLRLVAPPVKLCTDNAAMIGWAGAERFAAGFTDPLDLPARPRWPLDDQAAPVRGAGVKA, encoded by the coding sequence ATGGCTCTCATCCTTGGCATAGAATCCTCGTGTGACGAAACCGCCGTTGCCGTCATCGACGGCGACGCGACGACGCTCGACACACGTATCGTCGCCCAGCGCATCGCCTCGCAGGACGAGGCGCATCGTCCCTATGGCGGGGTCGTTCCCGAAATTGCCGCGCGCGCCCATGCCGATGTGATCGCCCCGATGGTGGCCGCTACGCTGGCCGATGCCGGGCTGGGCCTTGCCGATATGGATGCGATTGCCGCGACCGCCGGGCCGGGGCTGATCGGCGGGGTCATGGTCGGGCTGGTGACGGGCAAGGCGCTGGCGATGGCCGCGAACAAGCCGCTGATCGGGGTCAACCATCTCGAAGGCCATGCGCTCTCGCCGCGTCTGGCCGATCCTTCGCTGGCCTATCCCTATTGCCTGCTGCTGGTTTCGGGCGGGCATTGCCAGATTCTCGAAGTGCAGGGGCTGGGGCGCTATCGCCGTCTGGCGACGACCATCGACGACGCGCTGGGCGAGGCTTTCGACAAGACCGCCAAAGTGCTGGGGCTGGGCTATCCGGGCGGCCCGGCGGTCGAGCGGCTGGCGCGCGAGGGCAACCCGCGTGTCGTGCGCCTGCCCCGTCCGCTGGTGGGCAGCGGGGAGCCGCATTTCTCGTTCGCGGGGCTCAAAAGCGCGGTTGTCCGTGCGCGCGATTCGGGGCTGCATACGCCAGCCGATCTGGCCGCCTCGTTCCAGCAGGCGGCGATCGATTGCGTGATCGACCGCACGCGCGGGGCGCTGGCAACCTGTGCGCCGGGCATGACCGCGCTGGTCGTGGCGGGCGGGGTGGCGGCCAATGCCAGCTTGCGCGGCGCGCTCGAAGCGCTGGCGGGCGAGGCGGGCTTGCGGCTGGTCGCGCCGCCGGTGAAGCTGTGCACCGACAATGCCGCGATGATCGGCTGGGCCGGGGCCGAACGCTTTGCCGCCGGGTTTACCGATCCGCTCGACCTGCCCGCGCGGCCGCGCTGGCCGCTCGATGATCAGGCCGCGCCCGTGCGCGGGGCGGGGGTGAAGGCGTGA
- the hemC gene encoding hydroxymethylbilane synthase, which yields MNTSPHTPAQTPGQHPVPQPDRPQPDRPLRLGTRRSPLAMAQAEETRARLCAAMGWSESAVELCPQVASGDRIQDRPLAEIGGKALWTKELDAALLHGEIDFAVHSMKDVETIRPEEIAIAAVLPRADVRDVLVGAASIAAIPQGARVGTSAPRRAAQMLHARPDVTVVSFRGNVATRLAKLQADEADVTLLAAAGLARLGETGVGHVLEAEDWLPAPAQGAIGIECLAGRADIRALLAMIDDAPTHAAIRAERALLLGLGGTCHSPIAVLTRAEGADLVLRAALFSPDGTLRIEDSARFAADDEAAPQALAHRLLEAAPEGIRAFFHGPQA from the coding sequence ATGAACACCTCGCCGCACACGCCCGCTCAAACCCCCGGCCAGCATCCTGTTCCGCAACCGGATCGCCCCCAGCCGGATCGCCCTCTCCGTCTGGGCACCCGCCGCTCGCCGCTGGCCATGGCCCAGGCCGAAGAAACCCGCGCGCGCCTGTGCGCCGCGATGGGCTGGAGCGAGAGCGCGGTCGAACTGTGCCCGCAAGTGGCCAGCGGCGACCGCATCCAGGACCGCCCGCTTGCCGAAATCGGCGGCAAGGCGCTGTGGACCAAGGAACTCGACGCCGCGCTGCTCCATGGCGAAATCGACTTTGCCGTCCATTCGATGAAGGATGTCGAGACGATCCGCCCCGAGGAAATCGCGATTGCCGCCGTGCTGCCGCGCGCCGATGTGCGCGACGTGCTGGTCGGCGCGGCCAGCATTGCCGCGATTCCGCAAGGTGCGCGCGTGGGGACGAGCGCCCCGCGCCGCGCCGCGCAGATGCTCCATGCCCGGCCCGATGTCACGGTCGTCTCGTTTCGCGGCAATGTCGCCACGCGGCTGGCCAAGCTTCAGGCGGATGAGGCCGACGTGACCCTGCTCGCCGCCGCAGGCCTTGCCCGCCTTGGCGAAACCGGCGTGGGCCATGTGCTCGAAGCCGAAGACTGGCTGCCCGCCCCCGCGCAAGGGGCCATCGGTATCGAGTGCCTGGCCGGGCGCGCCGATATCCGCGCCCTGCTCGCCATGATCGACGATGCCCCCACCCATGCCGCGATCCGCGCCGAACGCGCGCTTCTGCTGGGCCTTGGCGGCACCTGCCACAGCCCGATTGCCGTGCTCACCCGCGCGGAAGGGGCCGACCTCGTGCTGCGCGCCGCACTGTTCAGCCCCGATGGCACCTTGCGGATCGAGGACAGCGCGCGCTTTGCCGCCGACGACGAGGCCGCCCCCCAGGCCCTCGCCCACCGCCTGCTCGAAGCCGCCCCCGAGGGCATCCGCGCCTTCTTCCACGGACCGCAGGCCTGA
- a CDS encoding uroporphyrinogen-III synthase: MRPEPGNGQTLAAARALGIAAIGAPLFAVEPTDWTVPDPARFAGILAGSANLFRHGGPGLAPLQTLPVHAVGEQTAQAARAAGFAVASVGEGGLQSVASTLAPGRYLRLSGADPVALTLPEGIHVETVRLYAAKALPLSPAAQDVLRAPCVVALHSGEAVRHLAAECARLNLPRGAIRLACLAPRIAEIAGPGWETVEISAMRNDQPLLALARQMCKNP, translated from the coding sequence CTGCGGCCCGAACCGGGCAATGGCCAGACCCTCGCCGCCGCGCGCGCGCTGGGGATCGCGGCCATCGGCGCGCCGCTTTTCGCGGTCGAGCCGACCGACTGGACCGTGCCCGATCCGGCCCGGTTCGCAGGCATCCTCGCGGGCAGCGCCAACCTCTTCCGCCATGGCGGGCCGGGCCTTGCCCCCTTGCAGACCCTGCCCGTCCATGCCGTGGGCGAACAGACCGCGCAGGCCGCGCGCGCGGCGGGCTTTGCCGTGGCCAGCGTGGGCGAAGGCGGGCTGCAATCGGTTGCGTCCACCCTCGCGCCGGGGCGCTACCTGCGGCTTTCGGGCGCCGATCCGGTCGCGCTGACCCTGCCCGAGGGCATCCACGTCGAAACGGTCAGGCTCTATGCGGCAAAGGCCCTGCCGCTCTCGCCCGCCGCGCAGGACGTGCTGCGCGCCCCTTGCGTCGTCGCGCTCCATTCGGGCGAGGCCGTGCGCCATCTGGCCGCCGAATGCGCGCGCCTGAACCTTCCGCGCGGCGCCATTCGACTCGCCTGTCTGGCCCCGCGCATCGCCGAAATTGCCGGGCCGGGCTGGGAAACGGTTGAAATTTCTGCAATGCGAAACGATCAACCATTGCTGGCGCTGGCCCGGCAAATGTGCAAGAACCCGTGA
- the acpA gene encoding acid phosphatase, which produces MSDPTDPKAPALAGPALDRRSLLAGLAVAGAAAGVEASPAAARAAGESRAAIDDALRAKIDTVVVIYAENRSFNNLFADFPGLAQPLAKLPPERALQRDRDGRVLDRLPRVWEGMVPDRQVVEHTEFLITEADLPERPNAPYALATPAGDPLPHGVITRDLIHSFYNNQLQINGGRNDGFVAWGDSGALVMGYYGDGRANLRLWNVAREFTLCDAFFMGAFGGSFVNHQYLVAATPPFYPDADKSPAKDRVVKLDPAYSDPPRPLLRAGTKASAMDGPVRFVPDSLTPDHRAVNTMLPPYLPTYQADPDKPGMALVTSQTLPPQSHAHIGDRLDEAGVDWAWYAGGWAEAMAGRANSASFPSRPNFQPHHQPLNYFANLAPGTPARERRLRDGGLGETARTNHFLADAKAGKLPPVTFYKPQGDLNMHAGYSDVDAGDRHITGVIDVLRTSPQWDKMLVIITFDENGGWWDHVAPPKGDRWGPGTRIPALIVSPHAKKGHVDHTIYDTGSIARFLIRRFGLKTLPGLVERDKAMLAAGGPAPGDLTAALVL; this is translated from the coding sequence ATGAGTGACCCCACCGACCCCAAAGCCCCTGCTCTGGCCGGTCCCGCCCTTGATCGCCGCAGCCTGCTGGCGGGGCTGGCGGTGGCGGGCGCTGCGGCTGGTGTCGAGGCCAGCCCGGCTGCCGCGCGCGCGGCGGGGGAAAGCCGCGCTGCAATCGATGACGCCTTGCGCGCCAAAATCGATACCGTTGTCGTGATCTATGCGGAAAACCGCAGCTTCAACAACCTGTTCGCCGATTTCCCCGGCCTTGCCCAGCCGCTCGCCAAGCTGCCGCCCGAGCGCGCGCTCCAGCGCGACCGTGACGGGCGCGTGCTCGACCGCCTGCCGCGTGTCTGGGAAGGCATGGTGCCCGACAGGCAGGTCGTCGAACATACCGAGTTCCTGATCACCGAGGCCGACCTGCCCGAGCGCCCCAACGCGCCCTATGCGCTTGCGACCCCGGCGGGTGATCCGCTGCCCCACGGGGTGATCACGCGCGACCTGATCCACAGTTTCTACAACAACCAGTTGCAGATCAACGGCGGGCGCAACGACGGCTTCGTGGCCTGGGGCGACAGCGGCGCGCTGGTCATGGGCTATTATGGCGACGGGCGCGCGAACTTGCGGCTGTGGAACGTCGCGCGCGAGTTCACGCTGTGCGACGCCTTCTTCATGGGCGCGTTCGGAGGCTCGTTCGTCAACCACCAGTATCTGGTGGCCGCGACCCCGCCGTTCTATCCCGATGCCGACAAGAGCCCGGCCAAGGATCGCGTGGTCAAGCTCGACCCGGCCTATTCCGATCCGCCGCGCCCGCTGCTGCGCGCAGGCACCAAGGCGAGCGCGATGGACGGCCCGGTGCGGTTCGTGCCCGACTCGCTCACCCCCGATCACCGCGCGGTCAACACCATGCTGCCGCCCTACCTGCCGACCTATCAGGCCGACCCGGACAAGCCGGGCATGGCGCTGGTAACGTCGCAGACCCTGCCGCCCCAGAGCCACGCCCATATCGGCGACCGGCTGGACGAGGCCGGGGTCGACTGGGCGTGGTATGCGGGCGGCTGGGCCGAGGCCATGGCGGGCCGCGCCAACAGCGCCAGCTTCCCCTCGCGGCCCAATTTCCAGCCGCACCACCAGCCGCTCAACTATTTCGCCAATCTCGCCCCCGGCACCCCCGCGCGCGAGCGGCGCCTGCGCGACGGCGGGCTGGGCGAGACGGCGCGCACCAATCACTTTCTGGCCGATGCGAAGGCGGGCAAGCTGCCCCCGGTCACCTTCTACAAGCCGCAGGGCGATCTCAACATGCACGCGGGCTATTCCGACGTGGATGCCGGGGACCGCCACATCACCGGGGTCATCGACGTGCTGCGCACCTCGCCCCAGTGGGACAAGATGCTGGTGATCATCACCTTCGACGAGAACGGCGGCTGGTGGGACCATGTGGCCCCGCCCAAGGGCGACCGCTGGGGGCCGGGCACGCGCATTCCCGCGCTGATCGTCTCGCCCCATGCGAAGAAGGGCCATGTTGACCACACGATCTACGACACCGGCTCGATCGCACGCTTCCTGATCCGCCGCTTCGGCCTCAAGACCCTGCCGGGGCTGGTCGAACGCGACAAGGCGATGCTGGCCGCCGGAGGCCCGGCACCGGGCGACCTGACGGCGGCGCTGGTGCTCTGA